The following coding sequences lie in one Apium graveolens cultivar Ventura chromosome 1, ASM990537v1, whole genome shotgun sequence genomic window:
- the LOC141719851 gene encoding uncharacterized protein LOC141719851 isoform X2 — translation MLIFSISQSSRLQLIFVYICTQSSKIPPFISSEGNNYHFISRMTMHVAMHNFKNSVTPMQGIPVNRNIFHEAGEIEKSSRRRSPLLENNNILIQKALPEAPVTIQEKESSSIIFSCIQKNRDYKLLNKHLS, via the exons ATGTTAATCTTCTCCATCAGCCAAAGTTCAAGGTTACAACTTATCTTCGTGTATAT TTGTACTCAATCGTCGAAGATTCCTCCATTTATCTCATCGGAGGGAAATAATTATCATTTTATCAG CAGGATGACCATGCATGTAGCTATGCATAATTTCAAGAATTCAGTCACTCCGATGCAAGGAATACCTGTCAACCGAAA CATTTTTCATGAAGCTGGTGAAATCGAAAAAAGCTCAAGAAGACGAAGTCCACTTCTTGAAAATAATAATATTCTTATTCAGAAGGCGTTACCGGAAGCACCAGTTACCATTCAGGAGAAAGAGTCATCTTCGATTATTTTTTCCTGCATCCAAAAGAATCGAGATTATAAACT